In the Nicotiana tabacum cultivar K326 chromosome 16, ASM71507v2, whole genome shotgun sequence genome, one interval contains:
- the LOC107800246 gene encoding zinc finger protein ZAT3-like: MDNQNTYCTTISDFIQPLVLQSHVIGDHHPLDQTHEEEASRRFTMFDTNVRYKPQNPRKKRSKLLRINDNSFRISSTNNPSTSGVVSETVITKPKCAKKPPYPNAPKITRPCTECGKKFWSWKALFGHMRCHPERQWRGINPPPNLKRPIHSSFPQQSPNYSLLLTDEDHEIAECLLLLSNGQPRTPCTGNSPNVLLENDNVVWDVDHMVIDGGVGEKGVIESGTLSSGMNNCCKLECTSCKKVFGSRQALGGHRATHKNVKGCFANTTNYGECSQQLEEGNMGIMWPIEKGRGSDSEDTISNDNKRLMVLGHKCSICLRGFTSGQALGGHKRCHLEKLGDEITATTTTTISAAESDLTRAVIVNPKVQGNNVANLDLNFPPVTTSGDDQDDSSASYSCISGLELDLRLGL, translated from the coding sequence ATGGACAACCAAAACACCTATTGCACTACTATTTCCGATTTTATTCAACCCCTCGTTCTACAGAGTCATGTAATTGGCGATCATCATCCTCTGGATCAAACCCATGAAGAAGAAGCATCAAGAAGATTCACAATGTTTGACACAAATGTCAGGTACAAACCTCAAAATCCcagaaagaaaagaagtaaatTGTTAAGAATTAATGATAACTCCTTTAGAATCAGTAGTACTAATAATCCTAGTACTTCAGGGGTTGTTAGTGAAACTGTTATTACTAAGCCTAAATGTGCCAAGAAACCACCATACCCTAATGCCCCCAAAATTACTAGGCCTTGTACTGAATGTGGCAAGAAATTTTGGTCGTGGAAAGCCCTTTTTGGTCACATGCGCTGTCACCCTGAACGCCAATGGCGTGGTATTAACCCTCCTCCCAATTTAAAACGGCCAATTCATTCTTCATTTCCCCAACAATCCCCCAATTATTCCCTTTTACTAACAGACGAGGATCATGAAATTGCTGAGTGCTTATTACTATTGTCTAATGGACAGCCTCGTACTCCTTGTACTGGTAATAGTCCTAATGTTTTGTTGGAAAATGACAACGTTGTTTGGGACGTTGATCACATGGTTATAGATGGAGGGGTTGGAGAAAAGGGTGTAATTGAATCAGGTACACTTTCTTCAGGAATGAATAATTGTTGTAAATTAGAGTGCACAAGTTGCAAGAAGGTATTTGGTTCTCGCCAGGCATTAGGGGGACATAGGGCAACTCACAAGAATGTCAAGGGTTGTTTTGCAAATACAACAAATTATGGGGAATGTAGCCAGCAATTAGAAGAGGGCAATATGGGAATTATGTGGCCCATAGAAAAAGGGAGAGGCAGTGATAGTGAAGATACAATTAGCAATGATAACAAGAGGTTGATGGTATTGGGACATAAGTGTAGTATATGTTTGAGAGGTTTCACAAGTGGACAAGCTTTAGGAGGACACAAAAGGTGTCATTTGGAAAAACTCGGGGACGaaataacagcaacaacaacaacaacgatatCAGCAGCAGAATCAGACTTAACACGAGCTGTCATTGTCAATCCAAAGGTGCAGGGAAATAATGTCGCTAATTTGGATCTCAATTTTCCTCCTGTTACAACCTCAGGAgatgatcaagatgattcttcAGCTTCTTATTCATGTATTTCAGGATTGGAATTGGACTTGAGGTTGGGGCTTTAG
- the LOC107800247 gene encoding serine/threonine-protein kinase STY46 codes for MDLLEGVGESSSPPRSFGSCAVLYDIKNDVYNRLVQSGNAEAVTNPELLREQLDSHFARLPASYGLDINMDRAEDVLLHQKILVRAKDPDNQPAYHVRYLENYWTRSDDVEGQHEFNDLPTQKPGGSLNNEGIRKHMNDFETCSKLEDLNLEVRQNFNGKEEIPAEDSIRRHDISHIPIHEVIFSTIDKPKLLSQLSALLSDIGLNIREAHVFSTTDGYSLDVFVVDGWPVEDTKALHKELGKAISRFEGSWSGSSRSKSAVEKYILARSKPEDWEIDRRLLKIGERIASGSCGDLYHGMYLGMDVAIKFIRSEHLNDTLEDEFAQEVAILRQVQHKHVVRFIGACTESPHLCIVTEYMPGGSLYDYLHKNHVILQLSQLLSFGIDVCKGMEYLHQSNIIHRDLKTANLLMDANNVVKVADFGVARFQNKGGVMTAETGTYRWMAPEVINHQPYDQKADVFSFAIVLWELVTAKVPYDTMTPLQAALGVRQGLRPELPENAHPRLLDLMQRSWEAIPSDRPSFSEIQVELELLLQEVEDAVAAPNER; via the exons ATGGATTTATTGGAAGGAGTAGGGGAGAGTTCGTCACCGCCGAGGAGTTTTGGGAGCTGTGCAGTACTGTATGATATAAAGAACGATGTCTATAACCGTCTTGTCCAGAGCGGAAATGCGGAGGCCGTTACTAATCCGGAGTTGCTTCGTGAGCAGTTGGATTCTCACTTCGCTCGCTTGCCTGCTAG TTATGGGTTGGATATTAATATGGATAGAGCGGAAGATGTGTTGTTGCACCAGAAGATTCTTGTTAGGGCAAAAGATCCCGATAATCAGCCTGCTTATCATGTCCGATATTTAGAG AATTATTGGACTAGATCCGATGATGTAGAAGGTCAGCATGAGTTCAATGATCTTCCGACTCAAAAGCCAGGGGGCAGCTTAAATAATGAAGGGATCAG GAAACATATGAATGACTTTGAAACTTGCTCTAAGCTTGAAGACCTAAATTTGGAAGTTAGACAGAATTTTAATGGCAAAGAGGAAATTCCGGCAGAAGATTCTATCAGAAG GCATGACATTTCGCATATTCCAATCCATGAAGTTATCTTTTCCACCATTGACAAACCCAAGCTTCTTAGTCAG CTCTCTGCTTTACTTTCTGATATAGGGCTTAACATCCGAGAAGCTCATGTGTTCTCAACAACTGATGGGTATTCATTAGATGTATTTGTGGTGGATGGATGGCCTGTTGAG GATACGAAGGCTTTGCATAAAGAACTGGGGAAAGCAATTTCCAGATTTGAG GGATCATGGTCTGGTTCGTCTCGTTCAAAGTCAGCTGTTGAAAAATATATACTCGCACGATCAAAACCTGAAGATTGGGAAATTGATAGAAGATTACTGAAGATTGGGGAAAGAATTGCTTCAGGATCTTGCGGAGATTT GTATCATGGGATGTATCTTGGTATGGATGTTGCAATCAAGTTCATTAGATCTGAGCATTTGAATGACACATTGGAAGATGAGTTCGCTCAAGAAGTAGCAATTTTGAG GCAAGTTCAGCACAAACATGTTGTTCGTTTCATTGGTGCATGCACAGAGTCACCTCATCTGTGCATAGTTACAG AATACATGCCTGGTGGGAGCTTGTACGACTACTTGCATAAAAACCATGTCATATTACAACTCTCACAATTGCTAAGCTTTGGAATTGATGTCTGTAAAGGAATGGAGTACTTGCATCAAAGTAATATTATTCACAGGGATCTGAAGACAGCAAATTTACTTATGGATGCAAACAAT GTTGTTAAAGTGGCAGATTTTGGTGTTGCTCGTTTCCAAAATAAGGGGGGTGTCATGACAGCTGAGACTGGAACATATAGATGGATGGCCCCTGAG gTCATCAATCATCAGCCATACGATCAGAAAGCAGATGTGTTTAGTTTTGCTATTGTTCTTTGGGAGCTTGTAACAGCAAAG GTTCCGTATGACACCATGACCCCACTACAAGCTGCTCTAGGAGTGAGACAG GGCCTCCGACCCGAGCTTCCAGAGAATGCACACCCGAGGCTGCTAGACTTGATGCAGAGGTCTTGGGAGGCCATTCCTAGTGATAGACCCAGCTTCTCTGAAATACAAGTTGAACTTGAACTACTCTTACAGGAAGTTGAG GATGCGGTAGCGGCACCAAATGAGAGATGA